A window of Urocitellus parryii isolate mUroPar1 chromosome 13 unlocalized genomic scaffold, mUroPar1.hap1 SUPER_13_unloc_13, whole genome shotgun sequence genomic DNA:
CATTGTTAAAAGCActttaattatagaaaatttaaaacactagCTTCTATACTCAATTTACTTCAATTTTCAGAATTAATCACAATCTCACTATACTATCTTGACAAGCATATCTTTTTTTGACAATAATGAACTACTTGACTGACACAttcatgttttgaaataaaagaattaattcaGAACTGATGTGTTCATATCTGCATTACTTCATCATTTTATTATCTGAGATAAATAGTGGAATATATTTTGATTGAAAACGCTTTTCTTATAATCTTTATGGGTCAAAGGAAATCATATACTTTGCCCCTAAGCTTTAAATGCCTTATTCCctcaaatcaattaaaaaactcaTTACTTTAGCAAATACTTTAGTAAGACAATAACTCTACCCGTTTTGAACTCAGTATTAAAAGGAAATGTATAAATTCAGCAAGTCATAATGACTGGATTTCAGAAGAAGTAAGAATaaagaaggaagtaaagaaagaaggaaagggaaaatgtaGGAAAGGAGGGTAAAAATGATGTCAAAATATAGCAACAATGTTCGAAGAACTTCCAACAAATTTAGCTTCTGGAATCCACATGATCCATTTATGAGaatgtattatataaaatcataacCCTCTTTATAAATCACAACATACAAATTATTGTTgcctaagaaaatttttaatcttctccatGATTTGACAATTACCCATCTGTAGTGTCCCTAATTATTTGGCTAAAGTACTtaataaaagctgaaaataataatagcagtgATAATTGCCCTGAATCAATACAGCAATGATAAAAGTCTATCCCTGTCTTCTCGTAGGTGATTCAAACCATCAGCGCAGTAGACAGAGATGAATCTATAGAAGACCACCACTTTTATTTCACTCTCTCTGCAGAAGACACAAACAACTCAAGTTTCACAATCAGAGATAATCAAGGTAACACCATTCAGTCATAATGATTTTTGACTCATTTTTCAtaaatcacttttttattttaatggaactTGAGGCATTGTTTTTCACACTGTTTTTAATATCATAATgtcaagaaataaagcaaaagagtaataatataaaagtaaaaaaaaaaaaaaaacacctcagagTCAAGCTCTGAAAATACTGGCCACACTTCCTTCTCactgcatttttttcaaattagaggTGGGTTTTTAAAGTCACAGTGGCTATAAGCTCTTTTCTGTCTGACCCGGCAAACTTTATTGCAGTCCTGGATTCTCGATTCCTTcgttatctttttcattttacatttatttttttagttgtagttggacacaatacttttatttcacttatttatttttaatgtggtgctgaggatcaaaaccagggcctcacaagtgctaggcaagtgctctaccactgagccacaacccttgcTGTTCATTCATATCTTAATCTTCAGTATTTGTCTGAAGAGAAAATACCCTTAGTGTACTGTGAGGTGAGCTTTTTTTGATTCACAAATGTTTAAAGTCATCAATAAGgagttataaatatatgaatatcgtttatttttttttcttttccctctaaacaaaattattttataaatcaaaggataaaatattctggAAGGATTTTGGGTACAAAAagaatttctcttccttttgtgtAGAAGTGGATTAATTATAGAAGGCCATTCTGCtccttttaaatttgctttagGAAGAGATATTTGGCCAtaatatagatttatatttaaacCTTTCTTTTTACCTCAAATATATAAGCCACACAATATCTATGACAGATACCTGAGCCGTTCCTCCCCACCACTGGGTCTAGTCTCCAATTCAGAGGTGCCTTTGGTGGGAGAGGGCACAGACACatgtctctattttatttgtatcaAATTCTTAGTGAAAGTAGttcaaatatatttagaaaaaaatcccaCAAGTATCAAATATAATATGTCTTATACATCtttataataattcaaaatatattactgaGGCAAAATAAATATAGCAAAACCTAAAGAATACAAGTTTGGTTTAATGTTTGTAGTCCCAAGAAAGTTAATAAAACACATTGAATTGAAAAGATGAGAACCGTTTCTCACCACTTAAATCTGCCTCGTACATAAATTTCATGGGTTTTATGGACTTCAAGAGCATTATCTTTTTAGCATTGAAAAGATGATTTGGAAAAAGTTTTAACTACATATGCATTTCAAgaagatttcatttatttgcacTTTACTATCATCTTATAAAGCAGACTGATGGATTCAGAACATACTTAGGTATGGCAAAActattctgaataaaaaaaaatacagaggaaatATAGATCTAAGACTCAAAGAATCACATTGACAAACATCATTCAGAATATTTTTGGACTTGGggaaaaacaattttacattttgagtATGTGTTGgccattttcattaatattttgagtGGCTTCTCTAGATAAAAATTGTTTGAAGattctctgaattttaaaaataaaatgagtgaagTCAAAATGAGATATCCTACTATTATCTTTCCCTAAAAGTAAAATCAGTTCCTTTTTCTAATTAGAAAACCTACTATTTGAGATTACATGCTTTAATAGTTATATAATAGAAAATCTATGTATTTCTAGGATGTATGAAAATAATGGGCTCTAGATGTTAGAAAAAGCAGTGTTAGTGCAGTTGATCCAAATAAAACTGGTAGAATCTGCATAAAATTAATGCTAGTAACCCCTATAAATGCTCATATGTGGCTATAGAAATGTTTGCTCtgctctgcttttattttccatatttctcaAAAACGTTTTGGAACTGATTTAAATAATTCATCTCATTTCACAATTAGGTAATGTCAAagcattaattaattttcaggGAACCTTCAAGTTGTCTTTTAAtcaaaaaatttctcttttatttgaacTTATTTAATCATATCTCTATAGTAGTGGCTCTAATACACAAGAtggattgatttattttatgttgttgatAAATTTTGGTATCTTGTTTTAGATAACACAGCTACAATTTTGACTAATAGAAGTGGGTTTAGCCTTCAAGAAGAGCCCAACTTCTTCATAACCATTTTAATTGCAGACAACGGGATCCCATCCCTTACAAGTACAAACACACTTACCATACATGTCTGTGACTGTGACAACAGTGGGAATACACAGACCTGCAGTGATAAGAAACTCgtgcttttcttgggactcaggGTCGAAGTAATAATTGTTATTCTGATCTTCATTATGGTAATGTGGTAAGTAGTGCTGAACTGAACATATCTCCACTTATTAAAGtaacatgataaatatataattatgttacAGCAGTATGGTTTAACTGCTATTctaaatgtattataatttttaaaccaaatagaataaatgaaaaatagagtGGGCAAATCCACATTTCAAACCTAAGATCACTGACCCTTCAATTTTAAGactatgtgtatgtatgccaGTTTATAAATGTTTTGACATATGCATTGCACaaatataagatataaaaataccTAAGAACAATTGGGCACTTCTGTTGTCCAGAAAATTGTCCTCATGCCCTGAATGTGTTACAAAATTTTATCTTAGTAACCTTATGAAGTAACAGTGGTTATGGCCAccttccctgtcctccctgcttccccaacccttttaaaggatttttgcatctatgttcatcagtgatgttggtctgtagttttcttttcttgcagtataTTTGTCTGGATTCAGTATCAAAAAGGGTTATTAGCCTCATAAAATGAATCTGGAAGTATTCCCTCTCCTAATTTTTCAGAAGATTTTGAGATGTACTGGAATTACTTCTTCAGTTGTTCAGTAGAATTCAGCATTGAAACCATGAGGTCCTAGACTTTAATATACATGTTGATTATTGATTCAATATGCTTACTACTTATTGTTCTGTCCTGATTTCCAGTTTCTCCTTGGCACAGTGTTGATAGCTatatatttttaggaatttaTCTATTAATTCCAATTACTTGGTCTGTGATAGTTTACAGTATGTTTTATTATCCTTTATTTTCTGATATCAGTTATGATGCCtcatctttaatttctaattttactaaCCTGAGACtcctcactgttttctttttgtataaaataGTAACGATATATTTATCTTTGTGAAAATTCTAACATCCCTTCATATATGTTTCAAATCCTATCCCTGATGTgctgaaaatatatgtaaatccaAGGATGTAGAAAGGTTAGTTAGCTtagatgtgcacacacacacacacacagacacacacactcacacacaagcaTGCACctgcatatgcacacacagttTTTcttgtatgaaagatgatttctcaagagctctgtaatgtttggaacaatcaataaaaaaaatgttctgaaattgttCTGTTTCTACATTTTGCTAAAACTATTTTGTGTAATAAATATTGATCTGCACAAACCAGTATTATGCTTCAAATGCAAGATAGTTTGGAGTTTCTGAAATTAATGTGGTATCATGGGGCCCAGGCTCTGAAACAACTTTCTTAATTTGAAGATGACCTTTTTGTCTCCTAGCTGGGTCTTTCTGGGGATGTGATTTAAATGCTTTTAGGTTTTACTTTTCTCATCTTAAAGGGATATAACATATATGTgaatttaataagaattaaatcaatcaataaatataaatttttagaagaaagtgACATATATTTTGTGGTCATTAAAtactaaattagaaaataatcatGTCACAGAATGTCCCCTTAATGTGGAATATCAAACTGTCCTGTTCTGAACTTACTTTAACCGGACTCATTGGTCACTAAGTTTGCCAAGTGTATTCAGATTGGAAAAATGCTCTATTAATCTACTTGgttccattttaatatttgagaaaagtaaaatttgaattcTAAATTGTTCACAGAAAACAGTTCAACGTGTTTTCACAGTGTTTTCCCTCTATGTCATCAGCCAGAATGTTTGTTATCTTCTTCCTTATGTCATTTTGCAAGTCCagttttaaattactttctgTCACGTTATCTTCAAAATCAAGGTTGGGTCTGGAGCTTGTAACAAGCTCAGGATTGTGGAGTTCATTATGCTCTGTGTGTGTTAATTCATATTCTGATACATATTCTTCATCAGggtttatatttttgatgttggCTCTAAGACAACAAAGAAAGCAGATCCTCTTTCCTGAGAAAGGGGACGTCTTGGGAGAGAATATCTTCTGCTACGATGATGAAGGAGGTGGAGAAGAAGACACACAGGCCTTCGACATCGCCGAGCTCAGAAGCACCGCGGTGATGCGGCAATGCAGGGCTCCGAAGACTACCTCCGCGGAGATCTGGAGCCTCTACAGGCAGTCTCTGCAGATGGGCCCCGACAGCGCCCTCTTCAGGAAATTCATCCTGGAGAAGCTGGAGGAGGCGGACTCGGACCCCTGCGCCCCACCCTTTGACTCCCTTCAGACCTATGCCTTCGAGGGCCTGGGGTCCTTGGCCGGCTCCCTGAGCTCCTTAGGGTCAACTGACACCTACCAGGATGAAAATTTTGATTACCTTAATGAGCTGGGACCTCGATTTAAAAGATTAGCATGTATGTTTGGTTCTGCAGAGCACTCCAACAATTAGGACTTTTTACCataaaaaaatccccaaagtgTTAATGCCCATTTGAGCAAAATGCGTTGTGTGGTCTGGCTTTCTGCAGCGTGGTGAGCCTGAGTTTGTAGTTTTCCGATGTCCTTGAGTACAttgtccttaaagaaaaatgttggaaGAGATGAACATTAATAGACCTCAATTGCTAGTGCAAGCCAGTGCCACCTCATGACTGCAATGTTCCTCATAAGATCCATTATATCCAGGGCAAATTCTCAAAGTGTTTAATTGCCTAACCTGAGAAAGAGAATCAGGCCCTCCAATGTTGTTTCATTCGTTCAATTGTTTTATTCCcgcaaattaagaaaaaaggatTGATGAGTGAGGTTCCTGATGATATATATAGAGAAAATTTATCATCTGGAGAATCTGATGGTTACATAGACATGTAAAAACATTTATGTTACATTAATAAGCGGGACTGTGAAAGATTCTATGAATCATTTgggtttgatattttaaaattcttgccaAGAAGGCTCTTTAAACCTCATTTAAAATTTGTACATATATTTGATATAAATGAATTACTCAGATTTATATAAGTTTGTGCTGTTTTCTATATCATAGTTTGACATTAAAGAGGTGCAGGAAAATATACTTTGGAATTTTTCATAGATTATTTTCATATTGCaaccaaatatatacttttatcatACCAAAATACAATGGTGAAAAGCATGTCAACATTTACTTatcattaaatttaaactttacaaAACTGGTATAAagtatgaaaacatttaaataaatttttatttgtactaaaaatgagaaa
This region includes:
- the LOC144251372 gene encoding cadherin-19-like, which produces MELLEIPGGFIFLMLALRQQRKQILFPEKGDVLGENIFCYDDEGGGEEDTQAFDIAELRSTAVMRQCRAPKTTSAEIWSLYRQSLQMGPDSALFRKFILEKLEEADSDPCAPPFDSLQTYAFEGLGSLAGSLSSLGSTDTYQDENFDYLNELGPRFKRLACMFGSAEHSNN